The following are from one region of the Paenibacillus protaetiae genome:
- a CDS encoding MerR family transcriptional regulator, with translation MAMKVKEVAELAGISVRTLHHYDAIGLLVPDEVTEAGYRLYSERNLELLQQILFFKALDFPLKQIKEIVSHPSFDRQEALQLHRSILLEKRNRLDRMLAVIDKTMKQAKGELEMTQEEKFAGFDFSRSPYEQEARRRWGDEAVERSKAKLGSLTKEEQSRLSEGAGEIFTRLAALRGGAPDAPEAQAAIHEWYLFISKFGVYPPEAVRGLGQMYVDDVRFTQNIDKHGEGLAAFMRDAMAVYAGRMQP, from the coding sequence ATGGCGATGAAAGTGAAAGAAGTGGCGGAGCTGGCCGGAATCAGCGTTCGTACGCTGCACCATTATGATGCGATTGGGCTGCTGGTGCCGGACGAAGTTACGGAGGCAGGGTACCGGCTTTATTCGGAACGCAATTTAGAGCTGCTGCAGCAAATATTGTTTTTTAAGGCGCTGGATTTTCCGCTGAAGCAAATTAAAGAAATCGTCAGCCACCCCTCTTTCGACCGGCAGGAGGCGCTTCAGCTGCACCGCAGCATATTGCTGGAGAAGCGGAACCGACTCGACCGGATGCTGGCCGTCATTGATAAAACGATGAAACAGGCGAAAGGGGAACTCGAAATGACACAGGAAGAAAAATTCGCAGGCTTTGACTTCAGCCGCAGCCCGTATGAGCAGGAGGCGCGCCGGCGCTGGGGAGATGAAGCGGTTGAACGCTCGAAAGCGAAGCTCGGCAGCCTAACGAAAGAGGAACAATCCCGCCTTAGCGAAGGCGCAGGCGAGATTTTCACGAGGCTGGCCGCACTCCGGGGAGGAGCGCCCGATGCGCCGGAAGCGCAAGCGGCAATTCACGAATGGTATTTGTTCATCAGCAAATTTGGCGTTTATCCGCCGGAAGCGGTCAGAGGGCTTGGCCAGATGTATGTGGATGATGTCCGGTTTACGCAAAATATCGACAAGCACGGCGAAGGCCTTGCCGCATTCATGCGCGACGCCATGGCTGTTTATGCCGGCCGGATGCAGCCGTAG
- a CDS encoding aldo/keto reductase: MTKHIQDTTVLSNGVQMPWLGIGVFQVEEGQDLVNALKAAVRHGYRSIDTAAIYQNETSVGQGIREALAESGLKREDLFITSKVWNADLGYEATLAAYDASLERLGLDYLDLYLIHWPVQGKYKDAWRALEKLYRDGRVKAIGVSNFQVHHLEDVLKDAEVKPMVNQVEFHPRLTQQQLRDYCKAQGIQLEAWSPLMQGQLLGQPELQAIADKHGKSIAQVIIRWDLQHGVVTIPKSIREARIIENGSVFDFELTPEEMAQIDSLNQDLRVGPDPDNFDF; this comes from the coding sequence ATGACTAAACACATTCAAGACACAACTGTTTTAAGCAACGGAGTCCAAATGCCATGGCTCGGCATCGGCGTATTCCAGGTAGAAGAAGGCCAAGATCTGGTCAATGCATTAAAAGCAGCTGTCCGCCACGGCTACCGCAGCATCGATACAGCTGCGATTTATCAGAATGAAACGAGCGTCGGCCAAGGCATCCGCGAAGCGCTTGCGGAAAGCGGCTTGAAACGCGAAGATTTGTTTATTACGTCGAAGGTATGGAACGCCGACCTTGGCTACGAAGCAACGCTTGCCGCTTATGACGCCAGCCTGGAACGGCTTGGCCTCGACTACCTGGATCTGTATCTGATCCACTGGCCGGTGCAAGGCAAATATAAAGATGCATGGAGAGCGCTCGAGAAATTGTACCGCGACGGCCGTGTCAAAGCGATCGGCGTCAGTAACTTCCAGGTTCATCATTTGGAAGATGTATTGAAAGATGCCGAAGTGAAACCGATGGTCAACCAGGTCGAATTCCATCCTCGGCTTACTCAGCAACAACTGCGCGATTATTGCAAAGCGCAGGGCATTCAGCTGGAAGCCTGGTCGCCGCTTATGCAAGGCCAGCTGCTTGGCCAGCCTGAACTGCAGGCAATTGCGGACAAGCATGGCAAATCCATTGCGCAAGTCATTATCCGCTGGGATTTGCAGCACGGTGTCGTGACGATTCCGAAGTCGATCCGCGAAGCGCGCATTATCGAAAACGGCTCCGTGTTTGACTTCGAACTGACACCGGAAGAAATGGCCCAAATCGACAGCTTGAACCAGGACCTGCGGGTTGGCCCGGATCCGGACAATTTCGACTTTTAA
- a CDS encoding quinone oxidoreductase family protein — MKALVFNNFGGPDVLHIEELPDPQPGLGEVTVRIKAAGLNFADVYRRQGRYHLAGNAPYILGYEGAGIVERVGPGVHGIREGDRVAFADVPFANAELAIVAAERVIPLPEDIVFEQAAALLLQGLTAHYLVNDSYPVRQGSDVLVHAAAGGVGQLLVQLAKHKGARVLGMTSSEAKREAALQAGADKVLLYDADWVREAAEWSKEGGGVDVAYDSVGSTLMDSFAAVRLRGAVVFYGMSGGDPAPVDPRMLMDTSKTLTGGDLWNHVTTREERIRRSNELFALLREGRLRLGEVRTFALHEGAEAHRLLESRKHAGKIVLLP; from the coding sequence ATGAAAGCTTTAGTGTTTAACAACTTTGGAGGTCCGGACGTTCTTCATATAGAGGAGCTGCCGGACCCGCAGCCGGGGCTTGGGGAAGTGACGGTTCGCATAAAGGCGGCAGGCCTTAATTTTGCAGATGTATACCGCAGACAGGGGCGGTACCATTTGGCCGGAAATGCGCCCTATATATTAGGATATGAAGGAGCGGGCATTGTCGAGCGGGTTGGTCCGGGCGTCCATGGCATCCGGGAGGGAGACCGCGTGGCCTTTGCGGATGTCCCGTTCGCGAATGCGGAACTGGCAATTGTTGCTGCGGAACGGGTTATTCCGCTGCCCGAGGATATCGTGTTTGAGCAGGCTGCTGCCTTGCTTTTGCAAGGGCTGACTGCTCATTATTTGGTCAATGACAGCTATCCGGTCAGGCAGGGCAGCGATGTGCTAGTTCATGCTGCGGCAGGCGGGGTTGGCCAACTGCTTGTCCAGCTTGCCAAGCACAAAGGCGCACGCGTGCTTGGCATGACATCCAGCGAGGCCAAGCGGGAAGCGGCGCTGCAAGCCGGCGCCGACAAGGTGCTGCTGTACGATGCGGACTGGGTGCGCGAAGCGGCGGAATGGTCGAAGGAAGGCGGCGGGGTAGACGTTGCGTACGATTCTGTCGGATCAACGCTGATGGACAGCTTTGCAGCGGTCCGGCTGAGAGGGGCGGTTGTATTTTACGGCATGTCCGGCGGCGACCCTGCGCCGGTAGATCCGCGCATGCTGATGGATACGTCCAAAACGCTGACCGGCGGCGATTTGTGGAATCACGTCACCACGCGTGAAGAGCGCATCCGCCGCTCGAACGAGCTGTTTGCGTTATTGCGGGAGGGGCGCCTTCGCCTTGGCGAAGTGCGTACGTTTGCGCTTCATGAAGGGGCTGAAGCGCACCGGCTGCTGGAAAGTCGCAAACATGCAGGCAAAATCGTGCTGCTGCCATAA
- a CDS encoding MGMT family protein, translating to MQPFTERVIAVIRSIPEGKVMTYGQVAAAAGSPRGARQVVRILHAMSAAHKLPWHRVVNAKGHIAVMDDESRMLQMLYLNGEGVEVSDGGSIDLETYRHKPAAEEL from the coding sequence ATGCAGCCTTTTACAGAGCGGGTTATTGCGGTAATCCGCAGCATTCCCGAAGGGAAAGTGATGACCTACGGGCAGGTTGCGGCAGCAGCCGGAAGCCCGCGGGGAGCAAGGCAGGTGGTCCGCATCTTGCATGCCATGAGCGCTGCCCATAAGCTGCCATGGCATCGCGTTGTGAATGCCAAAGGCCATATTGCCGTGATGGACGACGAGTCGCGCATGCTGCAGATGTTGTACTTGAACGGTGAAGGCGTTGAAGTAAGCGATGGCGGCAGCATTGACCTGGAGACGTACCGGCATAAGCCGGCAGCGGAAGAGCTATAG
- a CDS encoding MFS transporter, with protein MTLDKKKSTWALLALAISAFAIGTTEFISVGLLPLISDDLHISVTTAGLTVTVYALGVTVGAPVLTSLTSNVSRKSLLLWIMIIFIAGNTLAATASGIGMLLAARVLAAFAHGIFMSIGSTIAADLVSEDRRASAISIMFSGLTVATVTGVPLGTYLGQQWGWRVAFWAIVAVGVLALISNLLLVPSSLRKGAKTPLSEQVKLVKNGRLLLMFAITALGYGGTFVVFTYLSPLLHEVTGYSEKVVAALLLLYGVAIAVGNVVGGKLANRNPLRALFYMFIVQAVILLVLSFTAPFKVAGLATVFFMGLLAFMNVPGLQVYVVVLAERYAPKAVDVASAVNIAAFNAGIALGAYIGGIVTDHMGLVHTAWVGAIMVAAAVILTGISRTAERKAASPSGRSGSHSGSEGRQPA; from the coding sequence ATGACGCTGGATAAAAAGAAAAGCACCTGGGCGCTTCTAGCCTTAGCTATCAGCGCCTTTGCCATTGGTACGACAGAATTCATCAGTGTCGGGCTGCTGCCCTTAATTTCTGATGATTTGCATATATCCGTGACCACAGCCGGATTAACCGTTACCGTGTACGCCCTTGGCGTTACAGTTGGAGCCCCGGTTCTAACTTCCCTGACGTCGAACGTATCACGCAAATCGCTGCTGCTGTGGATTATGATTATTTTTATTGCCGGCAATACGCTGGCCGCGACGGCTTCCGGAATCGGCATGCTGCTCGCCGCCAGAGTGCTGGCCGCGTTCGCCCACGGCATCTTTATGTCGATCGGTTCTACCATTGCCGCCGATCTCGTATCGGAAGACCGCAGGGCAAGCGCCATTTCCATTATGTTCTCAGGCCTCACCGTCGCTACAGTAACGGGTGTGCCGCTGGGCACATATCTCGGCCAGCAATGGGGGTGGCGGGTTGCTTTCTGGGCTATTGTCGCCGTTGGCGTCTTGGCTTTAATTTCCAATCTGCTGCTTGTCCCGTCCAGTCTTCGCAAAGGCGCCAAAACGCCGTTGAGCGAGCAGGTGAAGCTGGTCAAAAACGGAAGGCTGCTGCTCATGTTCGCCATTACGGCGCTGGGCTACGGCGGAACCTTCGTCGTTTTCACTTACTTGTCCCCGCTTTTGCATGAAGTAACCGGCTATTCGGAAAAAGTGGTCGCCGCTTTGCTTCTGCTGTACGGGGTAGCCATTGCGGTCGGCAACGTAGTCGGCGGCAAGCTGGCCAACCGCAATCCGCTGCGGGCGCTGTTCTATATGTTTATCGTCCAGGCGGTTATTTTGCTGGTTCTTTCGTTTACCGCGCCGTTTAAGGTCGCGGGGCTCGCCACTGTATTCTTCATGGGGCTGCTCGCCTTCATGAACGTGCCGGGCCTGCAAGTTTATGTCGTTGTGCTGGCGGAGCGTTACGCTCCTAAAGCAGTTGATGTTGCGTCGGCCGTCAATATTGCGGCATTTAATGCCGGCATTGCGCTTGGCGCTTATATCGGGGGGATCGTCACCGACCATATGGGACTGGTTCATACCGCATGGGTCGGAGCCATTATGGTTGCTGCTGCCGTCATCTTGACCGGCATCAGCCGCACAGCAGAACGCAAAGCAGCTTCGCCGTCCGGGCGCTCCGGCTCTCACAGCGGTTCCGAAGGACGCCAGCCGGCATAA
- a CDS encoding ABC transporter substrate-binding protein: protein MKAIAYYERLLNHYAEMPDNEPFDAPIEAVAGVLACTRRNAQLVLRRLADEGYIRWLPGRGRGRQSRLVLLLTRRELALRKARLLVEREHIQEAWQLISALQEEAGIAGDEAAAWVSGQFGLKRSQEERDVLRFPFYRPVPLLDPAYVTRRTEAHWLKQIMNTLVDYSRKDKAVMPQLAHHWEADASFQEWTFFLRKGVYFHDGRLFTPDDVVYTFERVLQHSPSDWMKQLIKDVQPAGKHRIKFQLAEPAAAFPNLLCTERFSIVPQGWDGREAGMPVGTGPFRIVKNNESMLALEAHERYFEGRPHLDRIEMWVWPDYEGQPAPDDMRGNAHLLYSEGQLNRGASAGAVLQQLEQGATYLSFNLAKPGPLQDRKLRFAFHYGLDRFRMVEELQGIRVLPACGFVPESERASAAYAASFNPDKAMALVKQSAYAGEQLQLYTYSMRSNEENAAWLQAECAKLGIRLQVVVLPIEQLADPAVIARADLIVAGEVLGEQPDITLIEMYRSGCGYIANHLDPQHKAAAEAQIAACLRQPDDKARLALLQELEEQLKRDCCLLFLHHHMNIVGHDRTLGGISINAWGKINYKDVWIHG from the coding sequence ATGAAAGCTATTGCCTATTATGAAAGGCTGCTTAATCATTATGCTGAAATGCCGGACAACGAGCCTTTTGACGCGCCGATTGAGGCTGTTGCCGGCGTGCTGGCATGTACGCGCAGAAATGCGCAGCTGGTGCTCAGACGGCTTGCGGATGAAGGCTATATCCGCTGGCTGCCCGGGCGGGGGCGCGGCCGCCAGTCCCGGCTTGTGCTGCTGCTGACCCGGCGGGAGCTTGCCCTCCGCAAAGCGCGCCTCCTTGTGGAACGGGAGCATATCCAGGAAGCTTGGCAGTTGATCAGCGCCTTGCAGGAAGAGGCGGGTATTGCCGGAGATGAAGCGGCCGCATGGGTGAGCGGACAGTTTGGCTTAAAGCGGAGCCAAGAGGAACGGGATGTGCTGCGTTTCCCCTTTTACCGCCCGGTGCCGCTGCTCGACCCTGCTTATGTGACGCGCCGGACAGAAGCCCATTGGCTTAAGCAGATCATGAACACGCTTGTTGATTACTCGCGAAAAGATAAAGCCGTTATGCCGCAGCTGGCGCATCATTGGGAGGCGGATGCTTCCTTTCAGGAATGGACGTTTTTTCTGCGCAAAGGCGTTTACTTTCACGACGGCCGATTGTTCACCCCTGATGATGTGGTTTATACCTTTGAGCGGGTGCTTCAGCACTCGCCTTCCGACTGGATGAAACAGCTGATTAAAGATGTACAGCCAGCAGGCAAGCATCGCATTAAGTTCCAGCTCGCCGAGCCTGCGGCTGCATTTCCTAATCTGCTGTGCACGGAAAGGTTTTCGATTGTGCCGCAGGGGTGGGACGGCCGGGAAGCGGGCATGCCGGTAGGTACCGGGCCGTTTCGCATCGTCAAAAACAATGAGTCTATGCTTGCGCTGGAAGCGCACGAGCGTTATTTTGAAGGGCGCCCGCATCTGGACCGCATTGAGATGTGGGTTTGGCCGGATTATGAAGGACAGCCGGCGCCGGACGATATGCGCGGGAATGCGCATCTGCTGTATTCGGAAGGACAGCTCAATCGGGGCGCCAGCGCAGGCGCGGTGCTTCAACAGCTGGAGCAGGGAGCGACCTATCTCTCGTTTAATTTGGCCAAGCCGGGTCCGCTTCAGGACAGGAAGCTCCGTTTCGCTTTCCATTACGGGCTTGACCGGTTCCGTATGGTCGAGGAGCTGCAAGGCATCCGCGTTCTGCCGGCCTGCGGTTTCGTCCCGGAAAGTGAACGGGCCAGCGCGGCTTACGCCGCCAGTTTCAATCCGGACAAAGCGATGGCGCTGGTTAAGCAATCTGCTTATGCGGGCGAGCAGCTCCAGTTGTATACTTACTCGATGCGCAGCAATGAGGAGAACGCCGCTTGGCTGCAAGCCGAATGCGCCAAGCTTGGCATACGGCTGCAGGTCGTTGTGCTGCCGATCGAGCAGCTGGCCGACCCGGCGGTCATCGCCCGGGCGGATCTGATCGTAGCCGGCGAAGTGCTGGGCGAGCAGCCGGATATTACGTTAATCGAAATGTATCGCTCCGGCTGCGGCTACATTGCAAACCACCTTGATCCGCAGCATAAAGCTGCGGCTGAAGCGCAAATTGCGGCCTGTCTGCGCCAGCCGGACGATAAGGCGCGCCTTGCCCTTCTGCAGGAGCTGGAGGAGCAGCTGAAGCGCGATTGCTGCTTGCTGTTTCTCCACCATCATATGAATATTGTCGGCCATGACCGAACGCTTGGCGGTATTTCGATTAACGCGTGGGGCAAAATTAATTACAAGGACGTATGGATTCACGGATAA
- a CDS encoding winged helix-turn-helix transcriptional regulator — protein MTQKKYNISVEATLEVIGGKWKCVILCHLTHGTHRTSDLKRKMPHITQKMLTQQLRELEDDGIVRRIVYNQVPPKVEYELTEYGWSLKPILDSLCAWGEVHILKEHDELASVLEDNGLNKL, from the coding sequence TTGACCCAAAAGAAATACAACATATCGGTAGAAGCGACACTGGAGGTCATCGGCGGCAAATGGAAATGCGTCATCCTGTGCCATCTGACGCACGGCACGCACCGGACAAGCGATCTTAAACGTAAGATGCCCCATATTACGCAAAAGATGCTGACCCAGCAGCTGCGCGAGCTGGAGGATGACGGGATTGTCAGAAGAATCGTATACAATCAGGTTCCGCCAAAGGTGGAGTATGAGCTGACGGAATACGGCTGGAGCTTGAAGCCGATATTGGACTCCTTATGCGCATGGGGAGAAGTTCATATTTTGAAGGAGCATGACGAGCTGGCAAGTGTCCTTGAAGACAACGGGCTGAACAAGCTGTAA
- a CDS encoding beta strand repeat-containing protein, with amino-acid sequence MVMGPTGPTGPTGLTGLTGQTGLTGLTGLTGLTGLTGLTGLTGAQGPAGVTGVTGAEGPTGAPGVTGVTGAPGVTGATGATGETGVTGVTGATGATGVTGVTGATGEAGVTGVTGATGVTGVTGATGETGVTGVTGATGVTGATGATGETGVTGVTGATGATGVTGVTGATGEAGVTGVTGVTGATGETGVTGVTGATGVTGATGATGETGVTGVTGVTGATGETGVTGATGATGVTGVTGAVGLTGATGITGAPGPGGGETGSTGATGATGPTGVTGDTGAVGATGATGATGPTGPPDGPTGATGVTGATGATGPTGATGITGATGVTGATGATGAIGATGATGLTGVTGATGATGITGATGATGITGATGLTGVTGATGPTGTFEPNPFNVYVQAGAVGATVHKRILLARFSKGLQQYLRPASSTC; translated from the coding sequence ATGGTTATGGGACCGACCGGGCCGACAGGGCCAACTGGTCTGACCGGCCTGACCGGTCAAACGGGGTTAACGGGACTAACAGGGCTAACGGGACTAACAGGGCTAACGGGCTTAACCGGTTTGACAGGTGCACAAGGCCCAGCGGGCGTGACGGGTGTAACAGGAGCGGAAGGTCCAACAGGCGCGCCAGGCGTAACGGGCGTAACCGGTGCGCCTGGCGTAACGGGTGCAACGGGCGCCACGGGTGAGACGGGCGTGACAGGCGTCACGGGTGCAACGGGTGCGACAGGCGTAACGGGCGTGACCGGCGCCACGGGTGAGGCGGGCGTGACAGGCGTAACGGGTGCGACAGGCGTAACGGGCGTGACCGGCGCCACGGGTGAGACGGGCGTGACAGGCGTCACGGGTGCGACAGGCGTAACGGGTGCAACGGGCGCCACGGGTGAGACGGGCGTGACAGGCGTCACGGGTGCAACGGGTGCGACAGGCGTAACGGGCGTGACCGGCGCCACGGGTGAGGCGGGCGTGACAGGCGTAACGGGCGTGACCGGCGCCACGGGTGAGACGGGCGTGACCGGCGTAACGGGTGCGACAGGCGTAACGGGTGCAACGGGCGCCACGGGTGAGACGGGCGTGACAGGCGTAACGGGCGTGACCGGCGCCACGGGTGAGACGGGCGTAACGGGTGCAACGGGTGCGACAGGCGTAACGGGCGTAACAGGCGCAGTTGGTCTTACGGGAGCAACAGGTATAACGGGGGCGCCGGGACCGGGTGGCGGCGAGACAGGATCAACCGGCGCCACGGGCGCAACCGGTCCGACAGGCGTAACCGGTGATACGGGAGCCGTTGGCGCAACCGGAGCAACCGGTGCCACGGGGCCAACTGGCCCGCCCGACGGCCCGACAGGCGCAACGGGCGTAACAGGCGCGACGGGCGCAACCGGCCCAACCGGCGCGACCGGTATAACGGGAGCGACGGGTGTAACAGGAGCCACAGGCGCAACCGGTGCGATAGGCGCCACAGGAGCGACGGGGTTAACGGGCGTAACCGGGGCAACCGGCGCCACGGGTATCACGGGAGCGACCGGCGCGACCGGCATCACAGGAGCAACGGGCCTGACCGGCGTAACTGGAGCAACCGGGCCGACGGGTACGTTTGAGCCTAACCCGTTTAATGTATATGTGCAGGCTGGCGCCGTTGGGGCAACGGTACACAAGCGAATCCTTTTGGCACGATTCAGCAAGGGGTTACAGCAGTATCTCCGACCGGCATCGTCAACGTGCTGA
- the rlmN gene encoding 23S rRNA (adenine(2503)-C(2))-methyltransferase RlmN has protein sequence MIKDSIYGLTFEQLTDWLQEHGHKKFRATQVWDYLYRKRVRSFADMTDVNKECLQLLDNHFAMVTMEEHTRQESSDGTNKFLFRLHDGNLIETVLMRHKYGLSVCVTTQVGCNIGCSFCASGLLAKSRDLTSGEIVEQIMKVQLHLDSKGLDEKVSHIVVMGIGEPFDNFTNLIDFLRIVIDHKGLAIGSRRITVSTSGLAKKIVEFADTDLQVNLAISLHAPNNELRTRIMKINKAIPIEKLMEAIDYYLDKTKRRITLEYILLRDVNDQPEHALELARLVGDRRQLANVNLIPYNPVDEHSQYQRSSKETITAFYDTLKKQGISCSVRLEHGTDIDAACGQLRSKQLRKQDGADIAAV, from the coding sequence ATGATAAAAGATTCGATATATGGTTTAACATTCGAGCAGCTGACGGATTGGCTGCAGGAGCACGGGCATAAAAAGTTCCGCGCCACGCAAGTATGGGATTATTTGTACCGGAAGCGGGTCCGTTCTTTTGCCGACATGACGGATGTCAACAAAGAGTGCCTGCAGCTGCTGGACAATCACTTTGCCATGGTGACGATGGAAGAGCATACGCGCCAGGAGTCGTCCGACGGGACCAACAAGTTCCTGTTCCGCCTGCATGACGGCAACTTGATTGAAACGGTGCTGATGCGGCATAAATACGGCTTGTCGGTTTGCGTGACGACGCAGGTGGGCTGCAACATCGGCTGCAGCTTTTGTGCCAGCGGACTGCTGGCCAAAAGCCGGGATTTGACAAGCGGCGAAATTGTGGAGCAAATTATGAAAGTACAGCTGCATCTCGACAGCAAAGGGCTGGACGAGAAGGTCAGCCATATCGTCGTGATGGGCATCGGTGAGCCGTTCGACAACTTTACGAACCTGATTGATTTCCTGCGTATTGTCATTGATCATAAAGGGCTGGCGATCGGCTCCCGCCGCATTACCGTTTCCACCAGCGGCCTCGCGAAAAAAATCGTTGAATTTGCCGATACCGACCTGCAGGTCAATCTGGCGATTTCGCTGCATGCGCCTAATAATGAGCTTCGCACACGCATTATGAAAATTAACAAGGCGATTCCAATCGAGAAGCTGATGGAAGCCATCGACTATTATTTGGATAAAACAAAGCGGAGAATTACGCTGGAATATATTTTGCTGCGAGATGTAAACGACCAGCCGGAGCATGCACTGGAGCTGGCCCGCCTTGTCGGGGACAGAAGGCAGCTGGCCAACGTCAATCTCATTCCTTACAATCCGGTTGACGAGCACAGCCAATATCAGCGCAGCTCCAAAGAAACGATTACCGCTTTTTACGATACGCTGAAAAAACAGGGCATCAGCTGCAGCGTCCGGCTGGAGCACGGCACGGACATCGACGCGGCTTGCGGCCAGCTGCGCAGCAAGCAGCTTCGCAAGCAGGACGGCGCGGATATCGCCGCCGTGTAA
- a CDS encoding MFS transporter, which translates to MKTAIKPGTPMPAAAATEQPLWRHSGFLILLATGGILAFGSKIYELALPLILYSLTHSSVNMAAMRGIEFLPNLLFAMFIGVIVDRVRKKIWSLWMTALQAAVLCALYACIAGGHPPMPALYAGGFLLMLFGYAANNARVGMVKHALPEELLLPANASFNFVSTLAGIAGPVLTGLLLMLPRMEDALVITAGLLTLSFVLLLFLRSEEQNPSRRRQDGFWRELKEGWIELWSNRVLWQMTIAVLFLNAASGMADTTVVFYAKDSLQLNNASLGIAMAAAGAGGLLGSLLVSRLRSRFRVGMLVTVSALLVAASYGLMAFSRSGFMLGCSLFINGLFEMISNVSIWTFRQESTPHRLIGRISGITGSLFKLAMPLAIYGAGWISQLAEPSLVFIAAAAINTLVFAGCRFSALWRAAR; encoded by the coding sequence ATGAAAACTGCAATTAAGCCCGGCACGCCCATGCCGGCGGCGGCTGCGACGGAGCAGCCGCTTTGGAGGCATTCCGGATTTCTGATCCTGCTGGCAACCGGGGGCATTCTTGCATTCGGCAGCAAAATTTACGAGTTGGCTTTGCCGCTTATCCTTTATAGCCTGACCCATTCTTCCGTCAACATGGCCGCGATGCGCGGCATTGAGTTTTTGCCCAATTTGCTGTTCGCCATGTTTATCGGGGTAATCGTTGACCGCGTGCGCAAAAAAATATGGTCTTTGTGGATGACCGCTCTCCAGGCAGCGGTCCTGTGCGCATTGTACGCTTGCATAGCCGGAGGGCATCCGCCGATGCCGGCACTGTACGCCGGCGGTTTTTTGCTGATGCTGTTCGGATATGCCGCAAACAACGCCCGGGTCGGGATGGTCAAGCACGCCTTGCCGGAAGAGCTGCTGCTGCCCGCTAACGCCTCGTTTAATTTTGTGTCGACGCTGGCCGGAATTGCCGGCCCTGTGCTGACCGGCTTATTGCTTATGCTGCCCCGGATGGAGGACGCGCTGGTCATAACAGCGGGTTTACTCACATTATCGTTTGTGCTGCTGCTGTTTTTGCGTTCAGAAGAACAAAATCCGTCCCGCCGGAGGCAGGACGGATTTTGGCGGGAACTGAAGGAAGGCTGGATCGAGCTTTGGAGCAACCGCGTATTATGGCAAATGACGATAGCGGTCCTATTCTTAAACGCGGCTTCCGGCATGGCCGACACGACGGTCGTCTTTTACGCCAAAGACTCGCTCCAGCTGAACAACGCCTCGCTTGGCATCGCGATGGCAGCGGCGGGAGCCGGCGGGCTGCTCGGAAGCCTGCTGGTCAGCCGCCTCAGAAGCAGGTTCCGCGTCGGCATGCTTGTGACGGTTTCGGCGCTGCTGGTCGCCGCCTCTTATGGGCTGATGGCGTTCTCCCGCTCCGGCTTTATGTTAGGCTGCAGCCTGTTTATAAACGGGCTGTTTGAGATGATCAGCAACGTATCCATCTGGACATTCCGCCAGGAATCTACTCCGCACCGGCTGATCGGCCGCATCAGCGGCATTACCGGCTCCTTGTTCAAGCTCGCCATGCCGCTGGCCATATACGGTGCCGGCTGGATCTCCCAGCTGGCGGAGCCGTCCCTTGTATTTATCGCGGCAGCGGCTATCAATACGCTCGTATTTGCGGGCTGCCGCTTCAGCGCCTTATGGCGCGCAGCGCGATAG
- a CDS encoding right-handed parallel beta-helix repeat-containing protein: MLSGTYPITASIAINKAGVRIQGTPNAVIMLQAAVIPFLVTGSGVTIDGLTITSNNPYAVEFIQFAGANHRLTNNVIFGPPQAGPSTGWVVNRGFLTQGSVTNLIVRGNIFYSLRQPAYLNPNSTGTIMNNVAYNSRGYVVDRAIFVFSGNSWGIPENATDIALLVGTVTGPPYDPLTELSANNNQAAIEDNR, translated from the coding sequence GTGCTGAGCGGAACATATCCGATTACTGCGTCCATTGCCATCAACAAAGCCGGCGTACGAATACAGGGAACGCCAAATGCGGTTATTATGCTGCAGGCGGCTGTTATTCCTTTTCTGGTAACCGGCAGCGGCGTGACCATCGACGGCTTGACTATTACAAGCAACAACCCTTATGCAGTGGAGTTCATTCAATTTGCCGGAGCAAACCACCGGCTTACTAATAATGTTATTTTTGGCCCGCCGCAAGCTGGACCGTCGACGGGATGGGTTGTAAACCGTGGGTTTTTAACGCAAGGCAGCGTTACGAATTTGATCGTACGCGGCAATATTTTCTATTCGCTTCGCCAGCCGGCATATTTGAACCCGAACTCTACCGGTACCATTATGAACAATGTCGCCTATAACAGCCGCGGTTATGTTGTTGACAGGGCTATCTTCGTCTTCTCCGGCAATTCATGGGGAATCCCGGAAAATGCAACAGACATCGCCTTGCTGGTCGGAACGGTTACCGGGCCTCCTTACGACCCGTTAACCGAACTGTCCGCGAACAACAACCAGGCCGCTATCGAAGATAACAGGTAA